A single window of Jaculus jaculus isolate mJacJac1 chromosome 14, mJacJac1.mat.Y.cur, whole genome shotgun sequence DNA harbors:
- the LOC105945011 gene encoding uncharacterized protein C15orf65-like: MTDTKAGPVPPCVNPGNPMFSCMVYPKTLCTATSLSEPQMIMYKTSAGHCGAFSPLPQFLPCNYKPKEQAFSSFIRATGFYQNNSLNTRPDQSRTIDCPRFQHTL, from the exons ATGACTG ATACCAAAGCTGGccctgtgccaccctgtgtgAACCCTGGCAATCCCATGTTTTCCTGTATGGTGTACCCAAAGACCCTCTGTACAGCAACATCTCTATCCGAGCCTCAGATGATTATGTATAAAACCAGCGCAGGCCACTGTGGTGCATTCTCTCCTCTGCCGCAGTTCCTCCCATGCAACTACAAGCCCAAGGAGCAGGCGTTCTCCAGCTTCATCAGAGCCACAGGCTTCTATCAGAACAACAGTCTGAACACCAGGCCTGACCAAAGCCGAACCATTGACTGTCCTAGATTTCAACACACTCTGTGA